In Paenibacillus sp. BIC5C1, a genomic segment contains:
- a CDS encoding glycoside hydrolase family 2 TIM barrel-domain containing protein gives MTVMNMERDWDNLGVLERNRAKSRSYFIPHSNKEDALSYDRGSSPWFKSLNGIWKFQFAEGPDLAPADFHQYEYDTSGWDDIRVPGHWQLQGYGSPHYTDLDYPFPVDPPHAPNDNPTGSYVREFTLPDHWNGRIVSLKFDGVDSAFHVWLNGSFVGYSQGSRLTSEFDLTPFLQAGVNRLAVRVYQWSDGSYLEDQDMWWMSGIFRDVYLISEPSASRITDYRIVTELDAEFTNAVLSVRLDLDGEEVQGKVQLQLLNNAGEPILSAEKNLNDPSRVEFNLPVAKPFLWNAESPYLYHLVISVVDSKNQVIETIAQRVGFRRVEVKDGQFLVNGVAILLKGVNRHDHHPDTGRTVTVSTMLEDIQMMKQHNINAVRTAHYPNDPRFYDLCDEYGLYVMEETDLETHGFEPLGNISRLSDDPAWKDAYVDRIRRMVERDKNHPSVIFWSLGNESGFGCNFRAMSEWCKANDSTRLIHYEEDREAEVCDVVSTMYSSVEKMEGFGQLTDHPKPHILCEFAHAMGNGPGGLRTYFDTFDAYRRLQGGFVWEWIDHGLSRKSIDGKADYAYGGDYGDVPNNSNFVIDGLVRPDRTPSPGLLEYKKIIEAVRVEMIDAGKIRVTNRYDFVTLDHLQIHYSVTADGRTVNSGVLVLPQISPGDSANVLIPNLTAPQSFHLEPGTEMWLNVGFTLAADCAWAEQGHEVAWAQFALPNHSTSAVSPSSLLSVEQKLSVTEEGRELILANDSFRISFNRLRAGVASLRLNGKELLQHGPRLNFWRAPIDNDMYVLPDWRKAHLDRLTERIDDFRWDRLNDTSVRMTWTSRIAPPVYNWGFRCETSYTVTASGLIIIDVKGIPEGTPPAMLPKIGLQMEIPGDMDHVKWYGRGPGESYSDSREAGRFDIYQNSVDGLFTSYIYPQENGNRTDVRWVSIVDGAGIGLLAAGVPTLDFSARRYTDGDLEKAQHMSDLTPRDFITLNLDYRQNGLGSNSCGPAQSPEHTVKPEAFRFRILLQAYMAEDSSPARLSHRMGTEAMQYEMEEDQHA, from the coding sequence ATGACTGTTATGAACATGGAGCGCGACTGGGATAACCTCGGCGTGCTGGAGAGAAACCGTGCGAAGAGTCGCTCCTATTTTATTCCTCACTCCAATAAAGAAGATGCTCTGAGCTATGACAGAGGAAGCTCTCCGTGGTTCAAATCGTTGAACGGCATTTGGAAATTCCAATTCGCTGAGGGGCCTGATCTGGCACCCGCTGATTTCCATCAATATGAATATGACACCTCAGGTTGGGATGATATTCGTGTCCCTGGCCACTGGCAGTTGCAAGGATACGGAAGTCCGCATTACACGGACCTCGACTACCCATTTCCTGTTGATCCTCCTCATGCACCTAATGATAATCCAACGGGTAGTTACGTCAGGGAATTTACGCTGCCAGACCATTGGAACGGAAGAATTGTTTCACTAAAGTTCGACGGTGTAGATAGCGCCTTTCATGTATGGCTGAATGGTTCATTTGTCGGCTATAGCCAAGGCAGCCGGCTGACATCAGAATTCGATCTGACCCCTTTCCTGCAGGCCGGAGTTAACCGATTGGCAGTCCGGGTTTACCAGTGGTCCGACGGGAGTTATTTGGAGGACCAGGATATGTGGTGGATGAGTGGCATTTTCCGGGATGTCTATCTGATTTCCGAGCCTTCAGCATCCCGCATTACCGATTATAGAATTGTAACGGAGCTGGATGCAGAGTTTACCAATGCGGTACTGTCGGTCCGCTTAGACCTGGATGGAGAAGAAGTTCAGGGCAAAGTGCAGTTACAACTGCTGAATAACGCTGGAGAGCCAATCCTGTCAGCTGAGAAAAATCTAAACGACCCTTCACGTGTAGAGTTCAATCTGCCTGTGGCGAAGCCTTTTTTATGGAATGCCGAATCTCCTTATTTATATCATCTGGTCATTTCAGTGGTCGATTCGAAGAATCAAGTTATAGAAACGATTGCCCAGCGAGTCGGGTTCCGCCGTGTGGAAGTCAAGGATGGACAGTTCTTGGTGAATGGAGTTGCGATCCTTCTCAAAGGTGTGAACCGACATGACCATCATCCAGATACGGGGCGAACCGTTACGGTATCCACCATGCTCGAAGATATCCAGATGATGAAGCAGCACAATATCAATGCGGTGCGGACAGCACACTATCCGAACGACCCGCGGTTCTATGATCTATGTGATGAGTATGGGTTATACGTTATGGAAGAAACGGACCTGGAAACGCACGGCTTTGAGCCGTTGGGCAATATTTCACGGCTTAGCGACGACCCCGCTTGGAAGGATGCTTATGTTGACCGCATCCGCCGTATGGTGGAGCGAGACAAGAATCACCCTTCCGTGATTTTCTGGTCGCTTGGCAATGAATCGGGCTTCGGCTGCAATTTCCGTGCAATGTCTGAGTGGTGCAAAGCCAATGATTCCACACGCCTTATCCATTATGAAGAAGACCGTGAAGCAGAAGTATGTGATGTGGTGAGCACGATGTATTCCTCCGTGGAGAAAATGGAAGGATTCGGCCAGCTAACCGATCATCCGAAACCGCATATTCTATGCGAATTTGCCCATGCGATGGGCAATGGACCCGGAGGATTACGGACGTATTTTGACACCTTTGACGCTTATCGGCGTCTTCAAGGCGGCTTTGTCTGGGAATGGATCGATCATGGGCTCAGCAGAAAATCAATCGATGGCAAGGCTGACTATGCTTACGGTGGAGATTACGGAGATGTACCGAATAACAGTAATTTTGTTATTGACGGGCTGGTTCGTCCAGACCGCACCCCCTCTCCGGGACTCCTTGAATATAAGAAAATCATCGAAGCTGTAAGGGTCGAAATGATAGACGCAGGAAAGATTCGCGTAACGAACCGGTATGACTTTGTGACTTTAGATCACCTGCAGATCCACTACAGCGTCACGGCTGATGGACGTACCGTTAACAGTGGTGTACTCGTTCTTCCGCAGATTAGTCCGGGTGATAGCGCAAACGTATTAATTCCAAATTTGACAGCTCCACAATCGTTCCATCTCGAGCCGGGTACGGAGATGTGGCTGAATGTCGGATTCACGCTGGCAGCAGACTGCGCTTGGGCGGAACAGGGGCATGAGGTGGCTTGGGCGCAGTTTGCACTGCCGAATCATTCCACCTCAGCCGTATCTCCCTCATCCCTGCTGTCTGTAGAGCAGAAATTGTCAGTCACCGAAGAAGGACGAGAGCTAATCCTTGCAAATGACAGTTTCCGTATTTCTTTTAATCGTCTACGTGCAGGGGTCGCGTCGCTACGCTTGAACGGTAAGGAACTCCTTCAACATGGACCACGACTGAATTTCTGGCGTGCTCCGATTGATAACGATATGTATGTGCTCCCGGATTGGCGCAAGGCACACCTCGATCGACTAACCGAGCGGATAGATGACTTTCGCTGGGATCGATTGAATGATACGTCTGTGCGTATGACTTGGACTTCGCGCATAGCACCTCCTGTCTACAATTGGGGCTTCCGCTGTGAAACGTCCTATACGGTTACTGCAAGCGGACTAATCATTATAGATGTGAAGGGAATACCGGAAGGAACACCACCTGCCATGCTCCCGAAAATCGGTCTTCAAATGGAAATCCCTGGTGATATGGACCACGTGAAATGGTATGGACGCGGGCCGGGAGAGAGCTATTCGGACAGCCGGGAGGCCGGACGCTTCGACATATATCAGAACAGCGTAGACGGATTGTTTACGTCATATATTTATCCTCAAGAGAACGGAAATCGAACAGATGTTAGATGGGTGTCTATCGTCGATGGAGCAGGAATCGGTCTGCTCGCAGCAGGTGTGCCTACGCTTGATTTCAGTGCCAGACGTTACACGGACGGTGATCTGGAGAAAGCGCAGCATATGAGCGATTTGACACCTCGTGATTTCATTACTCTGAATCTGGATTACCGACAGAATGGACTGGGAAGCAACAGCTGCGGCCCAGCACAGTCCCCTGAGCATACAGTTAAACCGGAAGCGTTCCGGTTCCGCATCTTGCTTCAGGCGTATATGGCGGAGGATAGCTCTCCTGCAAGGCTGAGCCACCGAATGGGTACAGAAGCGATGCAATATGAAATGGAGGAAGATCAACATGCTTAA
- a CDS encoding SDR family NAD(P)-dependent oxidoreductase, protein MLNTQDVLNLSGKVAVITGGASGIGLATAELLASFGAHAVLIDINEAAGNEAVASIREQGGQASFYCCNVTSAADCERTASEIRSALGGIHVLFNNAGVIRRKTVTELDERDWDLVLDVSLKGVFLLSKYVIPIMEQSGGGSIINTGSGWGLKGGDRAAAYCAAKAGVVNLTRAMAIDHGAANIRVNCVSPGDTDTPLLRDEAKQLQQDESAFLVASAGGRPLERLGTPRDIANAVLFLASDLSSWVTGSVLVVDGGGIA, encoded by the coding sequence ATGCTTAATACACAGGATGTTTTGAATTTATCAGGCAAAGTAGCCGTTATTACGGGCGGAGCATCTGGCATCGGGCTGGCCACCGCCGAGCTTCTGGCGAGCTTCGGGGCACATGCTGTCTTGATTGATATTAATGAGGCGGCGGGTAACGAGGCCGTCGCCAGTATCCGTGAACAGGGAGGTCAGGCCAGCTTTTACTGCTGCAATGTGACCTCTGCCGCAGACTGCGAACGTACAGCCTCAGAGATCAGATCAGCTCTTGGAGGAATTCATGTCCTGTTCAATAATGCAGGGGTTATCCGCCGCAAAACGGTTACCGAGTTGGATGAAAGAGACTGGGATCTTGTATTAGATGTTTCACTCAAAGGCGTCTTCCTGCTCTCTAAATATGTCATTCCCATTATGGAGCAAAGCGGTGGCGGCAGCATCATTAACACAGGCTCTGGTTGGGGACTGAAAGGCGGAGACCGCGCTGCAGCGTATTGCGCCGCAAAGGCGGGCGTTGTCAATCTGACGCGCGCCATGGCTATCGACCATGGCGCGGCGAATATTCGAGTCAACTGTGTATCACCAGGAGATACGGATACACCACTCCTGCGTGACGAAGCGAAGCAGCTACAGCAGGATGAGTCAGCATTTCTGGTTGCCTCTGCAGGAGGCAGACCGCTGGAACGCCTAGGTACGCCGCGTGATATCGCGAATGCCGTATTGTTCCTGGCGAGTGACTTGTCCTCATGGGTAACAGGCAGTGTGCTCGTTGTTGACGGAGGCGGAATCGCTTAG